Part of the Pedobacter roseus genome is shown below.
CCTTTCACCATTGAATGTGATAAAATCTCATTAAATGGCCTGTAATAACCTTCACGAGCCCAAATATTTCCAAAATCACGTCGATAGGCATTCTCAGCCATAGCTTTTTGATATGATTCTATTTCTTCCAAACTGCTCTGCAACCTGAAAACGGTTAAATTAACCTGATTAATAAGGGTTTGAATATTCCCGTTTGCTTCTTTAAGTGCGCTATCAATGGGTTTAACCTCATAAGCAATTACCACAATCTTTTTCAGGTAGCGCATCAGGCTAACAGAATCTTTTGGAAATTTGAACAATGAAGGAATGCTGGAAAGTGAATCGAGCTGATAGCGGAAATTGTTTAAGGCGGTTTGGCTGGCATCCAAAGCTGCCTTCCGCTTACTGGCTTTATTTTCGAGTTCGAAAAGGATTTTGGAGGTTGCGGTTAAATTACGGAAGGTTTGTGCCGTTCCGCGGTTAACAAAAACACCGTCGCCGGCAATCTTAAAATCCGCTTCTATTTCCTTCAGTTCCGTTTTTGTTCCTGTAGTATCCAGATTTTTCCGGAGGTAGATTTTTGCTTTTTGCAATACCCGTTTAATCTCATCAAAAATTTTGATCTGTGAAATGGTGGCTTTATCGGCATCAAAATCCGAACGACTTTCTTCCGAAGATTTCTTTGCAAATTGCTGCATCCGGTCTACAAAACTTTTCGGGAGGCTATCAGCAAGAGTATGTTTTACAGTATCTTGTTGCTGGGCACAAAGCTTAATGCTACCGAATGAGAATATGCTGATCAATAAAAAGAAGAGTAATCTTTGGAATGTCATATATTCAATAATACGAAAAAGCTGAGAGAGCGGCAATTAATTTAGTCGGGAGTCTTTAGTCAAATTAAGTCGTCTTGAATTAATCAACGTAAATTTAATAGCTGAGTATTAAGAAAGTTAAGAAAATTAAGGTATTAGCGATCCACTCGCAAAATTGTTATTTTAAACGTAGTGAAGAATTTAATTAAAATTTTTACTGTACCAGGTGTGATGATAAAGCCAGTGGTTCTTTGGTTAGGGCTCCTTCACTGCGTTCAGGATGACAAACTGATTGGGAATCAATTAATGAATTAACATAAACTATGAAGTTTTTTACCATCATTTATCTTTTGTAATTTAGAAGATATGAACATTAGTTATAAATCAGATATTATCCCCGACGCTGAAGAAGTGATTGAATTATTTATTCAGGCGGGACTTAAAAGACCAACTGACCCTGAACGGATTGCATTGATGTTGAAAAATGCAGATTTATTGATTACAGCCTGGCAAAATGATAAACTTGTTGGCATTTGCAGAACCATTACCGATTGGGTTTGGTGTGCTTACCTGGCAGATATTGCGGTATTTACAGGCTTTAAACAATCAGGAATCGGGAAAGAAATGATTAGCCTAACCCGTGAGAGAATTGGGCCGCAGTGCATGCTGCTATTATTATCGGTACCTACCGCTTTTGATTATTATCCAAAAGTGGGTTTTAATAAAGAAGATCGTGCTTTTAGTATCGAGCGGGTTTTATAGTATGGGGTTGAGCGTTTGGAGCCAACAAATGAACTAATGACCAATTAACCGGTTAAGAGTTAGGCGTTTGTATTCAGTTAACCGATTTAAACAATTAACCTATTAACCCTACTAACAACCATAGAACCTACAAGTACTTTTTAACAATGGCGATCTTCCGCAATAAATATGCTGTTATCCAACTTAAGACAAACGACAATAAAAAGACAGTTAAAAATTTAATTGGGATGGGTAAATCAAAGTGCAAAAGCCAAAACTGGATCCAGGTTACAAATACGAAATGGACCAGATAAATTAAATAAGCATGTTTACTTAAAGCATCCCACCAAGAAATACTTTTCTCAAGGAATTTGCTAAAAACACTGATCAACGCAATGCATATTAATGTACAGCACAATACAAATAGCGTATTATTAAACTGTTGTATATTAAGTACCTGATTTAAAAATAAGGTGCCTGTAAAAACAGCTATAGCCAATAAACACCATAAGCGATATTGCTTTACAACTGCTGAATTGTTAGAAAAAATTCCTGCATTAAGACTTAACCTTCCTATAACTGCGCCTACTCCAAAATAAGCAAAATAGAGGATAAGCCGGCTAAGCTGAAAATCGAAAGGGCCAAAACCGGTCCAGCTGTAAGGACCAAAATAGCCAGCCATAGGCAGATAAGCCAGCAATCCAATTAAAAAAAAGATCAGGAATTGTTTAAAGAAATTATTTTTTTCGTTAAAAATTCCAGACAGGAATAAGCCATAGTTTGCAGGAAATAACCTATAAATCAATGCCGCTATAAAATTAAATACAAATAACAACCATAAAAACCAAGGAGGTCCAACTGGCCAGGCTTCGGTTGTAAAAAAATCTTTAACATAAGCAACAACATTGGTACTGTTTTTAGCCAGATAAAACGAGGGGAAATAAGCCAGAAGCATTAATAAAGTACCCGGTAATAGAAAAGGGATCAATAACCTTAAAACCTTATCCTTAATAAACAACCATACTCCTTTTTTATTAATGGTGGTAAAAAAGAAAAGTCCTCCGATTAAAAACATGAGCGGCATAAAAAAAGTGTCGTTAAATCCCACCATATAATCGAGTAAAAACCATCTTTTATTGTCTACAACGGCATGGGTCGACAGGATATAGGCATCTTTATTAAATACCGAAAAGGAGGTATAAGCCAATGCCGAATGATGTACAACCACTAAAACGGTGATGGTAGCGCGTAAATAATCTAACCATATATTTCTTGAAGATTGATTATCCATATTCTATTGGTTAAGGCTGGTAAGAAATGAAAGTAAATGTAACAGCTTAATAATCATTTAGTATCAAAAAAAGCAATAATCTGTTATTGATCATTTTGGTAAAATTTTGGAAATTATGTACAACAAACACTATCTTGAAATATTAGATAAAACAGAAAATAATTACAACAATTTTTATGGAAGAATCAAAAAACGGCATCAGTGCATTTTATGCCAAAACGCAGGCACATTGGCGCCAGTGGCTCGAAAAAAACCATGAAAAAGAAATATCTGTCTGGCTCATCATCTATAAAAAAGATGCATCGGCAAGCAGTCTTCCACATGCCAATGCAGTTGATGAAGCACTCTGTTTTGGCTGGATTGATAGCTTAACGGTTAAACGCGACGAAGAAAGCCGTTACCAGTTATTCTCCAAAAGAAAAGCGAAAAGCAACTGGAGCGCCATTAATAAAAACAAGGCTTTAACCATGATCGAAAAAGGGCTAATGCATCCTGCAGGACTAAAAACCATCGAAACGGCTAAAGCTAATGGCATGTGGGATGCTTTAAATGATGTTGAAAATCTGATCGTTCCAGCCGATCTGAAAAAAGAATTTGATGCCAATAATACTGCTTCTGGCCATTGGGAAAAATTTCCAAAATCGGTTAAAAAAGCAATCTTAAAATGGATTTCGGAAGCAAAACGCGAAGAAACAAGATTAGCCAGGATTAATGAAACGGTTAAGTTAGCTAAGGACAATGTGAGAGTTAAATGAGGTGGGAGTTAATAGACGGATTATTTAGTCCGAAGTCCTTAGTCGGGAGTCTTTAGTCAAGTTAACTTTTTTTTTAAAAAATCAACCAACGCAAATTTAATAGTTGACCATTAAGAAGTTAAGAAATTAAGGTATTAGCGATCCATGCGCAAAATTGTCATCCTGAACGCAGTGAAGGATCTTATTAAAAAGTTTTACTGTATTCAGTTTGATCATATAGCCAGTGGTTCTTAGATTAGGAATCCTTCACTGCGTTCAGAATGACAAACTAGGGAGAGGATGGAACCTTGCCGGCAATTATCCATGAACTATCAACCAATAAACTATTAACCAGTTTGGCATTTAGCACCAGTTAACCAATGACCAATGAACCAATGACCAATGAACCAATGACCAATGAACCAATGACCAATGACCAATGACCAATAAACCAATAACCAATGAACCAATGACCAATGACCAATAAACCAATAACCAATGAACCAATGACCAATGAACGCTAACTATTTAGCCTATTCCTGTATTCCGATGGTTTCATTCCTTTAATCGCCTTAAAAAATTTGTTAAAGTTGGTTGGATTATTAAAACCACTGGCATAACATACATCCGCAATGGAGTAATCTTCCGATTGGAGTAATTTACAGGCATGCCCTACCCTTATTTCGTTAATAAACTGGGTTAACGACTTCTGCGACCGCATTTTAAAAAAGCGGCAAAAGGAATTTGGGGTCATATTGCACAATTCAGCTACTTCATTAAGGTGTATATCATTGTGAAAATTTTTCATTAAAAACTGGTACACCTTATTAATCCGGTTACTGTCCTTTTCATCGTACTGATTTTTAAAGGTAATGCTGGATAAGTATTTAAAATCTTTTGCCCTGGCGAGTATCTTAATAATTTCGACTACGGCAACGATGTTTTCGAAACCATCATTATCTTCCAAACCGAGTAAAATCGCCTTAACTTTTCTACTGGTATCTTTTTCAAAAGCCAGCCCCCTTGAAGCCCTCGAAACCAGGTCTTCAACCAGGGTTAAAACGCTTTGATCGTCGGTTAACAATGAAAAAAAATCAATACTGAAATAAATAACGGTAGACTTTACCAGTTTATCGTCAAGGTCTTCATAACTTTTATCGTTCTGCCAGATATGTGGCAGGTTTGGCCCCATCAATACCAGGTCATCGTCTTCGAAATTCCCGATATGATCTCCAACAATCCGCTTGCCCTGGCTCCGCTCAATCCATACCAGTTCGCACATATCGTGAAAGTGGAAAGAGGAGATCAGCCTATTGTTATCAATGTGTTTGATACGGACGGATTTGTTCCCTGAATGGTTAACATTGATAAGTTCAGATCTCATAAAATATCACAAAAAGCCTAAATAAGTAAACTAAATTAATGATAAATAAGGAATAATAGTTATTAAGGGTAAAAAAATTTAAGTTTTTCCAAATATAGTTTTACAAAGCAATTTAAGCCAGACGTATTTTAGTATAAGTAAACATTTGATTATATGGAGTATACACTACAATCCGTTCAAATGTTTTTTTAACCAAAAAACTATATAAACTGTATGAAGAAAATTTTCCTAATCTGTTTCATGCTATTTCTATCCGCACTGGCTTTTTCGCAAGATAAAACCATTGTAAAAGGAACGGTACGAAACGCAGAACAACAGCTCCTCGCAGGTGTAAATGTGGGGGTAATCGGGCAGAACGTGGCTACAATAACCAACAAAGACGGCCAGTTCAGTATCCAAATTCCCAAACCAGCGGGAGCAAAATTAAGATTTAGTTTAGTTGGCTATACCACCATAGAAATTGCGGCCAATAGTGAACAAGGTTTTAACATTACCTTAAAAGAGGATGAAAAAAATGCACTTAATGATGTAGTGGTGGTTGGCTTTGGTACAACCAGCATACGGAAGAACACCACTTCTGTTAGCACCCTTAATACCGAATCGATTAAAAATGTACCGGTTGGAGATATGGGCTCGGCTTTGCAGGGCCGGATTGCCGGTGTTATTGTGCAGCAAGGTTCGGCAGAGCCAGGACAAAATGGCGCCAGTATTTCTATCCGCGGTAACGGAGAGCCCTTGTATATTATTGATGGCTTTGTATCAAACCGGCAGCGTTTTTTAACATTAAACAAAGCGGAGATCAAGTCGCTAACGGTTTTAAAAGATGCGGCATCTACAGCAGTTTATGGTATGAACGCGGGTAATGGGGTTGTGGTAATTACAACCAAACAAGGCGAAGCGGGGCAGTTAAGTTTTGATTATCAGAATAACTTTGCCTTTAACACGCCTTCTTATCCTGTAAAACGGATGAATGCATTTGAATATGCAACGTCTTTAAACAACCTGTACCAAGCACTGGGACAAGGTGTAAATGCTTTTAAAACGCCGGCAGAAATGACCGAAATCAGCAATAATTTATCCAGTTATACCAATTGGGAAAACGAACTGTTACGCAATTATGCGCCACAAAAAGAACATACGATTTCTGTTAATGGCGGAACAGACCGGTTGAAGTTTTTTGGCAGCCTAAATACTTTAGGGCAAGAGGGCATCATGAAATTTAATTCGTTAGACTATAACCGTTATAATTACCGGTCAAACGTGAGCAGCTATTTTGATAAAATAGGCTTAACGGTCGAATTAAATGTAAACGGCTCCATACTGGATGAAAAATATCCCCCTGCAAGTGCAGCTACCATCTACTCGCGCCTAAGGGACAGAAATCCTTTTGAGAAACCCTTTACGGCAGACGGTAACATTTCAAATCAGTTCGACAACCCAGCGCTACAGTTAAAAAGTCCGGGTTATATTAAACTAAGAACGGTTTACAACCAGGTGGCTGGTGCATTAAACTGGGCGGTACCTAAAGTAAAGGGACTTACTTTTGGTTTCAACGGGAATTATAACCTTACTACCCAGGATCGTGTAGACTGGATACAAACGGCAACCTATTATGATGATCAGGGCAATGCCACCAAAGAAGATCCGGCCAACATAGGCATCAGCCGCTCATCGTACATGACCAGTCAATACGATTTTAACTTCAGGGCGGATTACAAAACAAGCTTTTTAAACAAACACAATGTAGAAGCAACCCTGGTGCATACCAGACAGCATTATTATACCAACAGCTTAACCGCAGCTTCAAGAGGTTTTAATACTACCGAAATTAAACAGATCCAGAAAGGAGATGCAACCTTAATTACGGCTTCTAACACAGAAGGCGAACAGGCCTGGATGGGTTATGTAGGGCGTTTACACTACGATTACGACCGTAAATATATGGTCGAATTTGCAGGCAGGTACGATGGTTCCGATAACTTTCCGGATGGGAAAAGATGGGGTTTCTTTCCATCGGTATCAGGCGGATGGGCCATTTCTGAAGAGAAGTTTTTCGAAGGAATAAAAAGCAAAAAAGTATTGAATTACCTCAAACTTAGGGCATCGTACGGACAAATCGGCGTAAATGATTTAGACCATTACCTTTATTCTTATCTGCCAACTTACGATTACAACTCGAATGCTTATGTGGTTGATGGCAAGTTACAAAACAGCGTAACGCCAGGACCAACGCCAAGTGTTAACATCACCTGGTACGACCGTACCAAATACGATGCGGGTATTGATTTTTTTATGTTCGGCAGTAAACTGGAAGGTACAGTAGATTACTTTTTTGAAACCACAAAAGGTTTTTTATCGCCCGATGCCTTTCGCTACACCGATCCGATAGGATACGCGCTTCCACTGGTGGTTTCTAAAGCAGAAGACAGGATTGAAGGTTTAGATGGTTCATTAAAATACAACACCAAAATTGGAAGGGTAAATTTTAACGCTGGTTTCAACTTTACGTATTACCGTTCTATTGCTTTTAAAACCAACGAAGACAGTTTAACCCTGGCAAACCCACGTTTACGCTCGCAAGGGAACGAGAAATTTTATGTTGGAACAGGTTATATCGGTGCTAAATTTTACACCAATCCACAAGACATCTTAAACAATCCAAAACGCATTACATCAAGAGACCTCAGGCCAGGCGATCTTCAATATCAGGACGTAAACGGAGATGGTAAAATAGATGGTCAGGACCAGGCCAGATACGGGCACAATACTTCTCCAACTTTTGTATATGGTATCGATCTTGGAGCAAGTTATAAAGGATTTGCCGTTGCTGCGACCATTCAGGGCACTGGAGCCAGACAAACCTATTTCAGTAATGTGGCCATGGGCTCAGAAGGCGAAAGAAGATTGGATTTTGCTTTCCAAAATGATAACTGGACACCAAACAACCCTAATGCAACCATGCCAAGGGCCGGAAATGCATCATTAAACGATAATAACAATTATGCTTCATCCGATTTCTGGGCACGTAATTCAAATTATATCAGGTTAAAATCGGCAACAATATCTTACGATTTTAAATATTCCATACTTGATAAACAAAACTGGCTACGCAACCTTGTCATTTTTGCCTCCGGTGTAAATTTATTTGCTGTTGGTCCATCAGTAAAATATGGCGATCCTGAAGCAAACAACTTCGATGGCTACTCCTACCCGATGATGAGAACATATTCAGCAGGTCTTCAATTAGGTTTTTAAATATAAATAAAATGAAAAAATATAAATTAATATGGATTTTAGGTTTGATCGTTGTCGGCCTTACCTCCTGTAAAAAATTTCTGGATACGCAGCCTTATGATAAAATAACCGGTGAGCAGACCTGGAATAGCGAAAACCTTTCTACTGCTTTTATTTATCAGATTTACCAGGATGTACTGGCAAGCGACTCATGGTTATCGGGTTATGCACACAATTATTCTGCCCGCTCAGAAAGTGTTACCAAAAATGCCATGACAGGTACATTAAACAGTTCATACTGGTCAAAAGACCGTGCAGAGCTGATGACCAAAAACGACAATTACGGCTGGTTAGATTATGGTCTGCTCTGGCGCATACACACCGCCATGAAAAACATCCAGGCAAGTGCAACCTTTTCTGAAGCTTATAAAAAACGCGCTTTGGGAGAATTGTATTTTTTAAGGGCAGCGCATTATTTTATCTACGCTAAATTATACGGTGGTTTACAGGTCATCGATCGCGAACTCAGTCCGGATGAAAATTTGCAGATCCCAAGAAAATCGATCAAAGAAACTTATGATTTTATCCTTTCCGACCTGGATAAGGCGGCCAGCTCACTTCCTGCTGTTGCAGAAAGAGGAAGAGCCTCTTCTAGTGCAGCCAATGCCCTCTCTATGCGGGTGGCTTTACAGGCAGCGGCTTATGTAGATGGCGGTATCCCAAACAGCACCTACTACGATAAAGTAATCACAGCTGGAACAGTTTTGGGTTTAAACGCATCAGGTTCTCAGCTCAGCCCTTATGCTGATCTGTTCAGGAAGTACGAAACGGCCATTGCCGCCAGCGAAAATATCCTGATCAGAGAACGTTCTAAAACCAATACCTCTCTTTACGATATTCCGATGCAATACCAGGGCATGTGGTCAACAGGTAAGTTTTCGGCTTATGCAAAAATACATTTCCCCATCAATGTAACCATGAACTTTTGGGGCATGGACGGCGGTGCATGGCCAACCCAGGATTTAGTTGACGACTATTTGGTTAAAGATCTTGACGGAAGTATTAAATACTGGGAAAATGCTTCTTATGCAGCAACAGGTGCCAATGTAGACCAGAAAATGTACTTCAGCGATACAAAAAAGAGGGATTTGAGGTTTTACGCCACTGTTGCGTATGATAGCTGTTTATATTTTAACAACCAGGTAAGGGTATTTTTCAGGAGAGACGGTAACGTGAGTAATGCGAACAGTAAAATTAACGAAGGTTCTGCAGCAGAATATGGTTATAGCGCAGGAAACACCGAAAATTATAACTCTTCTACCGGTTACTCGATGATCAAATATTTTTATGATCAGATTTCCAGTTTGCCAAATCCCGGAGATCAAAAATTAGATTACTGTTTTTCGGTACTCCGTTATGGCGAGGCTTATTTAAACATGGCCGAAGCTTACCTGATGAAAGGTGATTTTGAAAATGCAAAAAGATATATGGTGCCTACCATGGTTAAACATGGTGGATTTGACGAAAGTAAAGCAAGTAGTTATCTCGCTTCACTTAGCGGTAATGTGTGGGGCAATTCTTTATTCGAAGCTTATAAAAGGGAAAGAAATGTAGAAATGGTGTATGAAAACAACGATCGTTACTGGTCGCTGTTACGCTGGGGAATGAGAACATCTGGTGGCGTTAAAAATGGTGAATATGCTACAGGTGGTTACGTTATTCCTGCTTTACAGGGTACCCTTCGCGGTATCCGCATTGCGAGGGATGGAAAAACCTATTCTTTCTTCACCGACAATAATGTAGTTGGAGAAGCAAGATTTACACCTAAACGGTATTTATTACCTATAAACGAAACCTTCCGTTTAAAATCAGGGATCAATCAGAACCCAGGGTGGGATTAATTTAATTTAACTTAATAGAAATGAAAAAAACGATAAAACCCCTGTTGAGCATCATAGCACTTGGATTAACTTTTTTATCTACAGGCTGTTTGAAGAAAGGATTGGAAGACCTGAATAATTCCAGCTTAAAAGTAATGTCGACTGTAGATTATACTTACCGGTTTTTATATACTGATACCATCCAAAAGGGAACCAGCAAACAGGAAATAGAGAAAGACCGGGTTTGTGAGGTACTTTTTAAAAAACAGACTGCCACACTTAACGAAAACGGCATTGATGTATTTAAAACGACCTTAACCTACGATATTAATTCGGTATTAAAAGCCGGCCCGACAGGTTCGGTGACCAAAGAAATGCTTTATGCCCAATTTGATAAACTGATTAAAGCGGAGCAATTGAGTAAACTATGGGTATATGTAACCGTTTCGGACGTGGCTACTATAGCTTCTTTAGATGATTCACCAAAACTGGGCGGCCCGGGAGATTTCTCAAAAGATCGCAGGTACAGAGTAACTGCAGCAGATGGTTCAAGCAAAGATTATCTGATCAGAACGGTAAAAGGATTTTAACCAAAATCAAACGCAATCAAAAGAGCCTGTATCCATATTATGGAACAGGCTTTTTTAATTTAAGAGCAATATTAATCAGATTACCGGGGTAAGCGAATACGAATCAGCATGGTATCTCTTTAACGTTATCTGTACAACAAACTACCCATTAATCCGCAGCAAGTCCGCATATAGTCCGCGTTTTAATATAAAAATGTGGACTATATATGGTTTTCTAACAGATTTGCAGTAAATTAGTGTGGTACAATGCGTTAACCTTAATACTAAAAAATATAAGGATAAAGCTTTTAGCAATATCTGATCATCATCATTTTAAAGTTATGGCCATATTGGATGGAAAGAGCCTGCGCGGTTCTATTGGAAATTTATCGTTTAGCAAACAGGGCAACATCAATGTTATAAGATCGAAACCCGGAAAGGGAAATGTAAAACAAACGGAGGCAACTAAAAAAAGTGCATCGGTTTTTGGCAGTTACATCAGTCCCCTATCCAAATACATCCGAATGTCTTTCCAGCACCTCTTAACAGGTTTTTACGATGGAGCAATGGTTAACCGGATGAATTCTGATATTTCGACTATCCTGTACCAATCCATTACAGCTGAGGGAACCTTTAAACTGGTTAAACAAAGTTTCGACCGCTTAACCGGTTTTAATTTTAACCTGGCTTCAGCATTAAACAAGAGTTTGTTAATAATGCCCGAAACCGTATTCACTGCAGATGAAGTAACGGTTAACATACCAGAATTTTCAGTTTCGAAAGGCCTGCGTTTTCCACCTAAAGCCCATAGCTGCACAATTGAAATGCAAGTGGTTCAATTTAACCTCGAAAAAGGGCTTTGGATGGTTTATCCGCA
Proteins encoded:
- a CDS encoding DUF5018-related domain-containing protein is translated as MKKTIKPLLSIIALGLTFLSTGCLKKGLEDLNNSSLKVMSTVDYTYRFLYTDTIQKGTSKQEIEKDRVCEVLFKKQTATLNENGIDVFKTTLTYDINSVLKAGPTGSVTKEMLYAQFDKLIKAEQLSKLWVYVTVSDVATIASLDDSPKLGGPGDFSKDRRYRVTAADGSSKDYLIRTVKGF
- a CDS encoding SusC/RagA family TonB-linked outer membrane protein translates to MKKIFLICFMLFLSALAFSQDKTIVKGTVRNAEQQLLAGVNVGVIGQNVATITNKDGQFSIQIPKPAGAKLRFSLVGYTTIEIAANSEQGFNITLKEDEKNALNDVVVVGFGTTSIRKNTTSVSTLNTESIKNVPVGDMGSALQGRIAGVIVQQGSAEPGQNGASISIRGNGEPLYIIDGFVSNRQRFLTLNKAEIKSLTVLKDAASTAVYGMNAGNGVVVITTKQGEAGQLSFDYQNNFAFNTPSYPVKRMNAFEYATSLNNLYQALGQGVNAFKTPAEMTEISNNLSSYTNWENELLRNYAPQKEHTISVNGGTDRLKFFGSLNTLGQEGIMKFNSLDYNRYNYRSNVSSYFDKIGLTVELNVNGSILDEKYPPASAATIYSRLRDRNPFEKPFTADGNISNQFDNPALQLKSPGYIKLRTVYNQVAGALNWAVPKVKGLTFGFNGNYNLTTQDRVDWIQTATYYDDQGNATKEDPANIGISRSSYMTSQYDFNFRADYKTSFLNKHNVEATLVHTRQHYYTNSLTAASRGFNTTEIKQIQKGDATLITASNTEGEQAWMGYVGRLHYDYDRKYMVEFAGRYDGSDNFPDGKRWGFFPSVSGGWAISEEKFFEGIKSKKVLNYLKLRASYGQIGVNDLDHYLYSYLPTYDYNSNAYVVDGKLQNSVTPGPTPSVNITWYDRTKYDAGIDFFMFGSKLEGTVDYFFETTKGFLSPDAFRYTDPIGYALPLVVSKAEDRIEGLDGSLKYNTKIGRVNFNAGFNFTYYRSIAFKTNEDSLTLANPRLRSQGNEKFYVGTGYIGAKFYTNPQDILNNPKRITSRDLRPGDLQYQDVNGDGKIDGQDQARYGHNTSPTFVYGIDLGASYKGFAVAATIQGTGARQTYFSNVAMGSEGERRLDFAFQNDNWTPNNPNATMPRAGNASLNDNNNYASSDFWARNSNYIRLKSATISYDFKYSILDKQNWLRNLVIFASGVNLFAVGPSVKYGDPEANNFDGYSYPMMRTYSAGLQLGF
- a CDS encoding AraC family transcriptional regulator, with the protein product MRSELINVNHSGNKSVRIKHIDNNRLISSFHFHDMCELVWIERSQGKRIVGDHIGNFEDDDLVLMGPNLPHIWQNDKSYEDLDDKLVKSTVIYFSIDFFSLLTDDQSVLTLVEDLVSRASRGLAFEKDTSRKVKAILLGLEDNDGFENIVAVVEIIKILARAKDFKYLSSITFKNQYDEKDSNRINKVYQFLMKNFHNDIHLNEVAELCNMTPNSFCRFFKMRSQKSLTQFINEIRVGHACKLLQSEDYSIADVCYASGFNNPTNFNKFFKAIKGMKPSEYRNRLNS
- a CDS encoding YdeI/OmpD-associated family protein translates to MEESKNGISAFYAKTQAHWRQWLEKNHEKEISVWLIIYKKDASASSLPHANAVDEALCFGWIDSLTVKRDEESRYQLFSKRKAKSNWSAINKNKALTMIEKGLMHPAGLKTIETAKANGMWDALNDVENLIVPADLKKEFDANNTASGHWEKFPKSVKKAILKWISEAKREETRLARINETVKLAKDNVRVK
- a CDS encoding acyltransferase family protein gives rise to the protein MDNQSSRNIWLDYLRATITVLVVVHHSALAYTSFSVFNKDAYILSTHAVVDNKRWFLLDYMVGFNDTFFMPLMFLIGGLFFFTTINKKGVWLFIKDKVLRLLIPFLLPGTLLMLLAYFPSFYLAKNSTNVVAYVKDFFTTEAWPVGPPWFLWLLFVFNFIAALIYRLFPANYGLFLSGIFNEKNNFFKQFLIFFLIGLLAYLPMAGYFGPYSWTGFGPFDFQLSRLILYFAYFGVGAVIGRLSLNAGIFSNNSAVVKQYRLWCLLAIAVFTGTLFLNQVLNIQQFNNTLFVLCCTLICIALISVFSKFLEKSISWWDALSKHAYLIYLVHFVFVTWIQFWLLHFDLPIPIKFLTVFLLSFVLSWITAYLLRKIAIVKKYL
- a CDS encoding GNAT family N-acetyltransferase, which encodes MNISYKSDIIPDAEEVIELFIQAGLKRPTDPERIALMLKNADLLITAWQNDKLVGICRTITDWVWCAYLADIAVFTGFKQSGIGKEMISLTRERIGPQCMLLLLSVPTAFDYYPKVGFNKEDRAFSIERVL
- a CDS encoding RagB/SusD family nutrient uptake outer membrane protein, whose translation is MKKYKLIWILGLIVVGLTSCKKFLDTQPYDKITGEQTWNSENLSTAFIYQIYQDVLASDSWLSGYAHNYSARSESVTKNAMTGTLNSSYWSKDRAELMTKNDNYGWLDYGLLWRIHTAMKNIQASATFSEAYKKRALGELYFLRAAHYFIYAKLYGGLQVIDRELSPDENLQIPRKSIKETYDFILSDLDKAASSLPAVAERGRASSSAANALSMRVALQAAAYVDGGIPNSTYYDKVITAGTVLGLNASGSQLSPYADLFRKYETAIAASENILIRERSKTNTSLYDIPMQYQGMWSTGKFSAYAKIHFPINVTMNFWGMDGGAWPTQDLVDDYLVKDLDGSIKYWENASYAATGANVDQKMYFSDTKKRDLRFYATVAYDSCLYFNNQVRVFFRRDGNVSNANSKINEGSAAEYGYSAGNTENYNSSTGYSMIKYFYDQISSLPNPGDQKLDYCFSVLRYGEAYLNMAEAYLMKGDFENAKRYMVPTMVKHGGFDESKASSYLASLSGNVWGNSLFEAYKRERNVEMVYENNDRYWSLLRWGMRTSGGVKNGEYATGGYVIPALQGTLRGIRIARDGKTYSFFTDNNVVGEARFTPKRYLLPINETFRLKSGINQNPGWD